The window tttataaaattaattacatcatctcttatttatttgtataaataataactttttttatttatataaattcacTTTTTTTCGAGTAAAatggtataaaattgtaaagtcgaaataatttataaaatcataaataaatgtaaaataataagaGTTTAACTAATTTTAAGGTATATTTTAACTGATATAGAattgtaagattttaagagttaacttaatattttgataatcttAACATAGATTACATGTTAACATTTAGgttaaaaacactttaatttaagTGAAAGTTTATGTTAATTTCGGTTCAGAAATAAAtgatgttataaaaaataaaaagacataaAAAAGACCTAAAAAGAGTAACATAATTCTCATATGAAAATGGAAATAAAAGAACATAGGATGTTGCTTACAATGTATTTACTATCTTTATGTTACTTAATTAGTTTCTCCTAATAGACaagatagaagatgaagaatttatatttataaaataaaatcgttGAAGCTTGTGAAGATTGGGGGATTTCTCGATCATGAAATAATTTAATGGAAAAAAAGACAAGTTgattttgaatataattaaacaagttgattttatataattaaacaactGAACTAAGCCAAGTTGATTAGATAAATTGAATGAAACAAAAGTTTCCggtaaataatagtaataattaaagattctaataagataattaaatttgtggtgagactatttaaataaagtttCAAATCTTCGTGATATCCGGTCCTAGATATTTGTCTAAGTGACTAAAATATCATTGTTATTaacaaactttttttatatagttttaataaataattaaaaaaattaattcgtttttcacttaaaaaaaatattgatctattattagtttattaatattaaaaacattaaattaaaatagttatatttttgATGCTGTAAAATAAATGGAATTAAAATATGAGAAACATAAAACGAAAAAGTTCACCTTTTACATTCTCAAGGGATCCTGAATTTGGGTTTAGAAGTTCTCCGGACTACTGATCGGCTTTCATGGCGACGGCGAGCTTGTACCGGAGAATCCTCCCTTCTCCTCCTGCTATTGACTTCGCTTCCTCTGAAGGAAAGGTCTGTTCTTTCTTCTAACGCatttattaagattttctcCGTAAATTGCTTTTATTGTATGCTTTTCTTCGGTTCTTACTCCATGTGGTGCACTCACTGTTGCTCCAAATGGTATTTTACGCTATTTAACCTACCTTACATAATTTTACCCTTTTATGCTATGAGTTGGTTTATGATTTATGGTGTACAACAATTCCAATCACATTAGGTGAGATTTAATGAACCTCTGATGGTCCTTAATATGCAACTTCTTCTGAATGATTGAATAGACATGATCTAACGTTAAACCCATGATTTGAGTTCTTATGATTATACCTAAACACTATGTCACTCTGCTGTATTGGTTTGATGTGTTTTTTCAAACACATTTCTGGTAGGCTAAATTCTTAGACTGATGTTCTAGTTTGAGTTGTTgatcaatcattttatatatcaGATATTGGTAATTGATGTATTTTATGTTTCAGAATGTTATAATACAAGCATTGACCTTATTGTGTTAATGGAATTTTGCAGCAACTATTTGCAGAGGCCATTCAAAGTCATACGATGGAAGGTTTCTTTAAGCTGATATCTTATTTTCAAACGCAATCTGAACCCGCATATTGTGGACTAGCAACTCTTTCCATGGTCTTGAATGCATTGGCTATAGATCCTGGAAGAAAATGGAAAGGTAGATAATGTTCATTTTATTGAGTTTGTTAATCCATGcgaaatgtgttttttttaatggttGGTTGGTTACTATTCATTCTTAGGACCCTGGAGATGGTTTGATGAATCTATGCTCGACTGTTGTGAGCCTTTGGAAAGGGTCAAAGCTGAAGGCATCTCATTTGGTAAGCTTGTCTGTTTGGCTCAATGTGCTGGTGCAAAAGTTGTAGCATTTCGTTCAAATCAGAGCACCATAGATGATTTTCGGAAGTATGTTAGGACATGTACGTCTTCAGACGACTGTCATCTGATAGCGTCATATCATAGAGGGACATTTAAGCAGGTAATCATGGACTTTTATTTGCATCTTTACATTCTAAGAGAATGTAAATTGTAAGAAGATGCGTCTTTGCATTTGTAATAGTTGTTTCCATATTTCCTTGGTATTGGAGAGAACAAATTAGTAGTCAATGAATTTCCTAATTGCTTTTACTGCTTTTAGTAATGGGGAAGAATGTTTTtcagtttaattatattttccaTGTTCTATTGTCTACTAGTAGTTTGGAATACTTCCATTTTTTTCCTTAATAGAGTATAAAGGTCAATTCAGAAGACTATATATACTACTGAATTTGGGTCTCAAATAGttcatttggaaaaaaaaagtataaaacttaaacttaAGTGTTTGAATGctgaatatttcattttaaatgtcGAACTAGTTAATTGTGTGGAAAACTAAATCTGAATAAACCAAgtgaaaatatatgaatttgaaGTACTTTATAGATAATTTGATTTGACGAGAGTTAGAATTAATATCAGGAGAGTActtaaagactattttacttttatattgacgtaagtttattaatttttagggTTAAAGTTGTCTATTAGATGCTCTTACTAGATTAACTGATTAAGTCATTCATAACTTACTGAATTAAGCAATAAAATGCTTCATTTTAGCTGAATCTAAGTAATTAAGTGATTTAAGTAATAACTATGAAATGAACTCAATCATTTATAGTTGAAATGATAAGTTGTGTAATCAAATGCACAGGTTCTTGGAGGTTTCTTTGATGAATTTGAGACTATTATTGATGTTTATTGCAGACTGGAACAGGACACTTTTCACCTATAGGTGGTTATCACCCTGGGAAAGATATGGCTTTGATCTTGGATGTTGCACGCTTTAAATATCCTCCTCATTGGGTTCCTTTGCCACTCCTGTGGGAAGCTATGAATACTGTTGATGAAACTAGTGATCGACATAGAGGGTATGTGTTGTATTGTGCTTTCAAGTAATGTTAATATGCTCCCAGTCTTTCAAAATTTCTTTTCCAATAGCGAAAATGAACAGATATGAAAATGATCCAATAAATTGATGCTAATTTGCATTGGTCAATCATAGAGAACATGTTTGACTATCAAATGTGATtctaaattactttttattcaTACACTTAGCATCCAATCATCTCCAGGTTTATGCTTATTTCTAAGCTAGAGCGACCACCTGCACTGCTGTATACGTTGGTACGTTTTAATTCTACACTTTTTTTTAAGACAATAGGCATTTTGGACATTTCTAGATTTCAACCAATCAACAAACATAACTTAGCACCTTATCTAAGATTAAGTGGTTATTTAAATGATCATTTGATAGTTGTTACTTAATATCGCTTCATTATTTAGATTCAAACTCAAATTAAGCTAAACAAATAAAGTAAGCTATAAATTACTTACTGAGGTAATGTAATAAGAGTATCCAAAAGtcaaatttaacataaaaaagaaTCTAGTAAGTGCTTTCTAAATATTAGttccacattttatcaaatcaactacataaaattgagatattttatttggtttattcaatatttattcttcACATATACTTGACTCAacattcaacacttaatttGCAGAGCTGTAAAAATGAGAATTGGTCTGCCACGGCAAAATACCTAATAGAGGAGGTTCCTATCCTTTTAAAGTCAGAAGACATGAATGACGTGAACGCAGTTCTCACGATAATTTCATCATCATTTCCTTCAGATTTGGGGGGATTCATAAAATGGGTAGCTGAAGTAAGAACAAGAGAAGATGGTGGTCAGAGCCTAAGTCAAGAAGAAAGAGCACGCCTTACAATAAAGGTTATTCTTCAAACGGTTTTGACTCCAATATTTAATCTAAAACACAAAATTTCATCTCAAGAACCCATTCCGTTTGCAGGAGGAGATATTAAAGCAAGTTGAGGAAACGGGTCTTTATAAACACGTGAAGGAATTTCTTGTTAGCTTGAGAGACGAAGATAATTTGTCTGAGATTGCAGCCAATGTATGTTGTCAGGGAGCAGGACTTTTATCTGGTGGATCATCTGATAAGTTCTGTTGTAGAGAAGCTtgtataaaatgtgtaaaactaAACGGCGGAAACAAACCTGTTACGTTGTTTTCTGGGACAGTTTCAAGTGGAACTAGCGAGCAAGGTGTGGACGTGATTGTCCCTTCGTCGTCCCAAACAATGGCTAGTTGCACTGGCATGTTCCCCACCAGCAGCAATGTCCTAACTGTCCTTCTGTTGGCTTTGCCGCCACTTACATGGAACGGAATTAGAAACCATAGTGTTTTGCAGGAAATAAAGGGTCTCACTTCGACTGCTGATCTTCCTTCTTTGCTTCAAGAGGAGGTATAGTAAGATGAGAATCTCACACATTCTTTTGTTCTTATCATTgttgatcgtttaatgtataaTTTGTAGGTGCTACATTTGCGAAGTCAGCTTCAGCTTCTAGAGAGATGTAAAGATAATAAGCTGGAGGAAGATTTTGATCCGCCTCTACTTTAGCATTGGCAAGTAATTGCAGAAACAggttcttttgtttttatttatgtttatgttttctTTTGTCCCTTCATGAGAATGAACAGTTGTGATAATGTCCTAAACATGCCTTAGTTGGAATCGATGCATGATTTCATGAACAGATTTAGTTGCTCTGTTCTAATTAGGCAGGCCAGCTTGTACTCAGCATTATTGAGAAGAGGGGAAAACAAGATTCTATACCATTTTTAAGCAAGTCGTTGGTGATTTTCTAATCTAATGTATTAAACTCAATATAAGTGTGAAAAAGATGACCATTTGAGACTATGTCATTCTGGGCTGCACGCACTACACTAATGTATTCAATAAGTCTAAGCTCTTGGCCGACAGGTCCGGATAACGAGGAATTCCTAGTAAGCGCTAGTCATTATATATTGagatcaatcaaaataatttta is drawn from Impatiens glandulifera chromosome 3, dImpGla2.1, whole genome shotgun sequence and contains these coding sequences:
- the LOC124931406 gene encoding glutathione gamma-glutamylcysteinyltransferase 1-like, producing the protein MATASLYRRILPSPPAIDFASSEGKQLFAEAIQSHTMEGFFKLISYFQTQSEPAYCGLATLSMVLNALAIDPGRKWKGPWRWFDESMLDCCEPLERVKAEGISFGKLVCLAQCAGAKVVAFRSNQSTIDDFRKYVRTCTSSDDCHLIASYHRGTFKQTGTGHFSPIGGYHPGKDMALILDVARFKYPPHWVPLPLLWEAMNTVDETSDRHRGFMLISKLERPPALLYTLSCKNENWSATAKYLIEEVPILLKSEDMNDVNAVLTIISSSFPSDLGGFIKWVAEVRTREDGGQSLSQEERARLTIKEEILKQVEETGLYKHVKEFLVSLRDEDNLSEIAANVCCQGAGLLSGGSSDKFCCREACIKCVKLNGGNKPVTLFSGTVSSGTSEQGVDVIVPSSSQTMASCTGMFPTSSNVLTVLLLALPPLTWNGIRNHSVLQEIKGLTSTADLPSLLQEEVLHLRSQLQLLERCKDNKLEEDFDPPLL